Proteins from a single region of Psychrobacter cryohalolentis K5:
- a CDS encoding branched-chain amino acid transaminase, whose product MNMATKEGKLWMNGTMIEQPDAKIHVLTHSMHYGIAVFEGVRAYQTADNRTAIFRLKEHTERLLGSAKIFQMDVPFDAATLEQAHKDVVKQNNLAEAYIRPLIWFGAEKLGLSSRDNSVNAMVAAWHWGAYLGEEGIKNGIRVKTSSYTHHLPNVTMCKAKASSNYPVSIMANQEVTRNGYDEAILMDPQGYVCQGAGENLFLVKDGVLHTPDLAGGALDGITRRTIVQFAEDLGIKVVERRITRDEFYLADEIFMTGTAAEVTPIREYDDRTIGNGGRGPLTEKLQTLYFDVVHGRNEQYMDWLSFID is encoded by the coding sequence ATGAATATGGCAACAAAGGAAGGCAAGCTTTGGATGAATGGCACGATGATTGAACAGCCAGATGCCAAAATTCATGTGCTTACGCACAGCATGCATTATGGTATCGCAGTCTTTGAAGGCGTCCGTGCCTATCAAACCGCTGATAACCGTACCGCGATTTTCCGCTTAAAAGAACATACTGAGCGTCTGCTAGGTTCGGCAAAGATTTTCCAAATGGATGTGCCTTTTGATGCAGCAACACTTGAGCAAGCACACAAAGATGTGGTCAAGCAGAACAATCTAGCAGAAGCTTATATCCGCCCGCTGATTTGGTTCGGTGCCGAAAAACTGGGTCTATCATCACGTGATAATAGCGTTAATGCCATGGTAGCTGCTTGGCATTGGGGCGCGTACCTTGGTGAAGAAGGTATCAAAAACGGTATTCGTGTAAAAACGTCATCATATACCCATCATTTGCCAAACGTGACCATGTGTAAAGCAAAAGCCTCAAGTAACTATCCTGTATCTATCATGGCAAACCAAGAAGTGACCCGTAACGGCTATGACGAAGCCATCTTGATGGATCCACAAGGCTATGTCTGCCAAGGCGCTGGCGAGAACTTATTTTTAGTTAAAGATGGTGTATTGCATACCCCTGATTTAGCAGGCGGGGCACTTGACGGTATCACGCGTCGAACTATTGTCCAATTTGCTGAAGATTTGGGCATTAAAGTTGTTGAGCGCCGTATCACTCGTGATGAGTTTTACTTAGCGGATGAAATATTTATGACAGGTACCGCTGCTGAAGTCACGCCTATTCGTGAATACGATGATCGTACTATCGGTAATGGTGGTCGCGGACCCTTGACTGAAAAGCTGCAAACCTTGTACTTTGATGTGGTCCATGGTCGCAATGAGCAGTATATGGATTGGTTAAGTTTTATTGACTGA
- a CDS encoding glycosyltransferase, with translation MASFILSSGTNNMSHLQNITLCLTIGKRPYELRQTLESLLSKLQFPNIIAINDFGDEESNNVFHELCPHGKLIDLGYNLGHHKAIDYMYERVETPYVLHCEDDWVFDSTPNLEGIINFLQSDQKITMVCLRKISDMEFSEIQNSLIINRQSSFVDTVEVHHIHDQWYGYSFNPHIASLDNWKKLKPFSQYKKERHISRSYRRLNCHLVYLQQGSCEHIGFNSVANPEPLTWLHKLKNKISG, from the coding sequence TTGGCAAGTTTTATCTTATCATCCGGAACAAATAATATGAGTCATCTACAAAATATTACTTTATGTTTAACCATTGGTAAACGTCCTTATGAACTTCGCCAGACTTTAGAAAGTTTGTTATCTAAGTTGCAATTTCCTAATATTATTGCTATCAATGATTTTGGTGATGAGGAGTCTAACAATGTTTTTCATGAGCTATGTCCACATGGTAAATTAATTGATTTGGGATATAACTTAGGTCACCACAAAGCTATAGATTATATGTATGAAAGAGTTGAAACTCCTTATGTTTTACATTGTGAAGATGATTGGGTGTTCGATAGTACTCCCAATTTAGAAGGTATCATTAACTTTTTGCAAAGTGATCAAAAGATTACGATGGTATGCTTACGCAAAATATCTGATATGGAATTCAGTGAGATTCAAAATAGCCTAATAATAAACCGTCAATCTTCATTTGTAGACACTGTGGAGGTTCATCATATTCATGATCAATGGTATGGTTATTCGTTTAATCCGCACATTGCATCTTTAGATAATTGGAAAAAGTTGAAACCGTTTTCCCAATATAAAAAAGAACGACATATTTCACGAAGTTATCGTAGATTAAATTGCCATTTAGTTTATTTGCAACAGGGAAGCTGCGAGCATATAGGTTTTAATAGCGTGGCTAACCCTGAACCACTTACTTGGCTTCATAAGCTAAAAAACAAAATATCTGGCTAG
- a CDS encoding glycosyltransferase has protein sequence MITSNKPTILLILKALEGRGAERMVTTLARAYIDMDYDVHVLSLEDTTDMCLDSRVHYHIVPYNQPLFNIETEQATAYKEVAARIDEYVLKNIGTPKLILANIYKVNWIMAYSKLPNIVNVLHTAVSKQFQEKLAIIPAQTISHLKVVYGAHPCSCVSEGACQDLLTLIGNLNRTTTIYNPCDVSQIQQLASEHFHIEEFGLTDKGYIIHVASFDAMKGHRDLLQAYAKTERRLPLVLVGKGRLEDKIKQLAIELKIENKVYFLDFYTNPYPLIAGAALLVMTSKYEGFGYVIVEAQALNVPVISTDCPFGPRELLTQKNLVAIDDIEGLATLISQALDDANQFITPLNQQLLPKHIAQQYLDFSLSIVNDIN, from the coding sequence ATGATAACTAGCAATAAACCAACTATTTTACTAATATTAAAAGCGTTAGAAGGGCGCGGTGCAGAACGTATGGTCACGACATTGGCGCGTGCCTATATAGATATGGATTATGATGTCCATGTGCTTTCCCTAGAAGATACGACAGATATGTGCTTAGATTCTCGCGTGCATTACCACATCGTTCCTTATAATCAGCCGCTTTTTAATATAGAAACTGAGCAAGCCACCGCTTATAAAGAGGTTGCAGCGCGCATTGATGAATATGTACTAAAAAATATCGGAACACCTAAATTAATCTTGGCCAATATTTACAAGGTTAATTGGATTATGGCATATAGTAAGCTACCAAATATAGTAAACGTATTGCACACCGCAGTGTCCAAACAATTTCAAGAGAAGCTAGCAATCATACCTGCTCAAACCATAAGTCATTTAAAAGTGGTTTACGGTGCTCATCCGTGCAGTTGTGTCAGTGAAGGCGCATGCCAAGATTTATTGACATTAATAGGTAACTTAAATAGAACCACGACAATTTATAACCCATGCGATGTCAGTCAAATTCAGCAATTGGCCAGTGAACATTTTCATATTGAGGAGTTTGGCTTGACTGATAAAGGTTATATTATTCATGTCGCTTCGTTTGACGCTATGAAGGGTCATCGTGATTTACTGCAGGCCTATGCCAAAACAGAGCGCAGACTACCATTGGTTTTGGTAGGTAAAGGTCGACTTGAAGATAAAATAAAACAATTAGCGATTGAGTTAAAAATTGAGAATAAAGTATATTTTTTAGACTTTTATACCAATCCTTATCCGTTGATTGCGGGAGCCGCACTGCTCGTCATGACCTCTAAGTATGAGGGCTTTGGTTATGTTATCGTCGAAGCGCAAGCCTTAAATGTACCTGTTATCAGTACGGATTGCCCCTTTGGTCCAAGAGAGCTGTTAACACAGAAAAACCTAGTTGCTATTGATGATATCGAAGGGTTGGCAACGCTAATAAGTCAGGCATTAGATGATGCGAATCAATTTATAACGCCGTTAAATCAGCAGCTATTACCAAAACACATTGCACAGCAGTATTTAGATTTTTCGCTATCAATAGTAAATGATATTAACTAA
- a CDS encoding lysophospholipid acyltransferase family protein: MNPYHIFKIVPLSVLQMLARFVAWIILRMPSASIMRTVKINMALIAPTLSHLQKQALTKEIIYHQCLTSIESIKSWAMPPDWSIAQIRDVHNKDILLDGLASPNGMLAIVPHLGTWEMMNAWLNQFGSPTIMYKPVKGDITNNFILQGRARLNATLVPTDGSGVKAVFKTLKQGGFSIVLPDHVPDPSGGVIVPFFGIETLTSTLASKLASKTKCALVGLACIRRDDGHGFDIYCYKLDDPALYDRNTETAAYALNLAMQRMIEDNYSHYMWGYRRFKHIPMIDNPYNTNKANLAAFIRAHHPSVDNK, from the coding sequence ATGAATCCGTATCATATTTTCAAAATCGTGCCACTGTCTGTCTTGCAGATGCTGGCACGTTTTGTGGCGTGGATAATCTTAAGGATGCCAAGCGCTAGTATCATGCGCACAGTTAAAATCAATATGGCACTGATTGCCCCTACGTTATCTCACCTGCAAAAACAAGCCTTAACCAAAGAGATTATCTATCATCAATGTTTAACCAGCATTGAGTCAATCAAAAGCTGGGCGATGCCACCTGATTGGAGTATCGCTCAAATTCGTGACGTTCATAATAAAGACATCTTACTTGATGGACTTGCTAGTCCTAACGGCATGCTCGCGATCGTACCGCATTTGGGTACGTGGGAGATGATGAATGCTTGGCTCAATCAATTTGGCTCGCCAACCATCATGTATAAGCCCGTAAAAGGTGACATTACCAACAATTTTATATTGCAAGGTCGTGCCCGCCTCAATGCGACATTAGTACCGACGGATGGTAGCGGTGTAAAAGCAGTATTTAAAACACTCAAACAAGGTGGTTTTAGTATTGTCTTACCTGACCACGTTCCTGACCCATCAGGCGGTGTCATCGTGCCTTTTTTTGGCATTGAAACGTTGACCAGTACACTCGCCTCCAAACTGGCTAGTAAAACCAAATGCGCACTGGTCGGATTGGCATGTATTCGCCGCGACGATGGGCATGGCTTTGATATTTATTGCTATAAACTCGATGACCCAGCATTATATGATCGCAATACTGAAACGGCAGCTTATGCACTCAATCTAGCAATGCAACGTATGATTGAAGACAATTACAGTCATTATATGTGGGGTTATCGACGCTTTAAGCATATCCCTATGATAGACAACCCTTACAACACTAATAAAGCCAATCTAGCCGCATTTATTCGCGCACATCATCCTAGTGTCGATAATAAATAA
- the sohB gene encoding protease SohB: MLFNPSKNPVELRVIHLNKNQEQRREDLMEATQGKAALKQFKKTLAKKAKQALKAKTKNKKKNSDSKQQVFVLDFDGDIKATAVKHLREEISTLISTANKGDEVVVRLESGGGVVHGYGLAAAQLARLKDAGLKLTVCVDKVAASGGYMMACVADNIVAAPFAIIGSIGVVSQLPNFHKWLKNHDVDYEMFTAGDYKRTVTVFGENDDEDRAKYQEELEQTHELFKHFVNRYRGMLDVDKVATGEHWYGEDALHLNLVDKLQTSDSYLLERMENNEVYALHSRQKPTLAEKLGLSQAAEATISMAVDKLPDALARFDLNSRLNILK, translated from the coding sequence ATGCTTTTTAATCCCTCTAAAAACCCTGTTGAGCTAAGAGTTATCCATCTGAATAAAAACCAAGAGCAACGCCGTGAAGACCTGATGGAGGCGACTCAAGGTAAAGCTGCCCTCAAACAATTCAAAAAAACACTGGCTAAAAAAGCAAAACAAGCCCTAAAAGCGAAAACCAAAAATAAGAAAAAAAATAGTGATAGCAAGCAACAAGTTTTTGTACTCGACTTTGATGGCGATATTAAAGCCACTGCTGTTAAACACCTGCGTGAAGAGATTAGCACACTTATCAGCACGGCGAATAAAGGCGATGAAGTGGTGGTGCGTCTAGAGTCTGGTGGCGGCGTAGTACACGGTTATGGTTTAGCCGCCGCACAATTGGCTCGTCTAAAAGATGCCGGTTTGAAACTCACCGTCTGCGTCGATAAGGTCGCAGCCAGTGGTGGCTATATGATGGCCTGCGTAGCGGACAATATTGTAGCTGCACCATTTGCAATTATTGGCTCTATCGGTGTGGTATCACAACTGCCCAATTTTCATAAATGGCTCAAAAACCATGATGTCGATTATGAGATGTTTACGGCTGGTGATTACAAACGTACCGTGACTGTATTTGGTGAAAATGATGATGAAGATCGTGCCAAATATCAAGAAGAGCTAGAGCAAACACATGAGTTGTTTAAGCACTTTGTCAATCGTTACCGCGGTATGCTTGATGTAGATAAAGTCGCAACAGGCGAACATTGGTATGGTGAAGATGCGCTGCATTTGAACTTGGTAGATAAATTACAGACATCAGACAGCTATCTGTTAGAGCGTATGGAAAACAACGAAGTATATGCGCTGCATTCACGTCAAAAGCCAACACTGGCAGAAAAACTAGGGCTATCACAAGCTGCAGAGGCGACCATCAGTATGGCGGTTGATAAGCTGCCAGATGCACTAGCACGATTTGACCTTAATAGTCGTTTAAATATCTTAAAGTAG
- a CDS encoding phosphotransferase family protein → MATANQSNNTDKEVANKILDKGGEVREGEELDAKAVSNWLRAQGIDVAGEPTVTQFSGGASNWTYRLQYEGEGNAESKSQDLILRRPPKGTKAKSAHDMVREYTVQKSLKDAYPYVPKMVALCTDESVIGADFYVMERMEGIIPRANLPKGIDLNEEQTRALCTNVIDALVELHQVDYKAHPDLVNLGRGEGYCERQVTGWDKRYVKAKTPNVPSFALVRQWLGKHTPADSKTCLIHNDWRFDNVILDAADPTKVIGVLDWEMATLGDPLMDLGSALAYWIEEDDNIIMQQSRRQPTHLEGMMTRDEVVDYYLKQSGLEIDNWTFYEVFGLFRLAGIVQQIYYRYYHKQTTNPAFKNFWLIVHVLHAKSLKLIAQYEGEALFNTHVQPHLQDMGVDAATIEQLPAPVQKVIKGILPKGYFAKSPQSTAE, encoded by the coding sequence ATGGCAACTGCTAATCAGAGCAATAATACGGATAAAGAAGTAGCTAATAAAATCTTAGATAAAGGTGGCGAGGTTCGTGAGGGCGAAGAGCTTGACGCCAAAGCGGTTAGTAACTGGCTACGCGCCCAAGGAATCGATGTAGCAGGCGAGCCAACGGTTACCCAATTCTCAGGCGGAGCATCAAACTGGACTTATCGTCTGCAATATGAAGGCGAAGGTAACGCTGAAAGTAAAAGCCAAGATTTAATCTTACGCCGTCCGCCAAAAGGCACTAAAGCCAAATCAGCACATGATATGGTGCGCGAATACACTGTCCAAAAATCCTTAAAGGATGCTTATCCTTACGTACCTAAAATGGTCGCGCTATGTACGGATGAGTCCGTCATCGGTGCCGATTTCTATGTCATGGAGCGTATGGAAGGTATCATTCCTCGTGCCAATTTGCCAAAAGGGATTGATTTAAACGAAGAGCAAACGCGTGCATTATGTACCAATGTTATCGATGCTTTAGTTGAGCTGCACCAAGTAGATTATAAAGCGCATCCTGATTTAGTGAATCTTGGGCGTGGCGAAGGTTATTGCGAGCGCCAAGTAACAGGTTGGGATAAGCGTTATGTCAAAGCCAAAACACCTAACGTCCCAAGTTTTGCATTGGTACGTCAATGGCTTGGCAAGCATACGCCTGCTGATAGTAAGACTTGCCTGATTCACAATGATTGGCGTTTTGACAACGTCATTTTAGATGCCGCAGATCCAACTAAGGTTATCGGTGTACTTGATTGGGAAATGGCCACCTTGGGTGATCCTTTGATGGATTTGGGTAGCGCCTTGGCTTACTGGATTGAAGAAGATGACAACATCATCATGCAGCAGTCACGCCGTCAGCCCACGCATTTAGAAGGCATGATGACCCGTGATGAAGTGGTGGATTACTATCTTAAACAATCAGGTTTAGAGATAGATAATTGGACGTTTTATGAGGTGTTTGGTTTATTCCGTCTAGCAGGTATTGTCCAGCAAATTTATTACCGCTACTATCATAAACAAACAACCAATCCGGCATTTAAGAATTTTTGGCTTATCGTTCATGTATTGCATGCAAAATCTCTGAAGTTGATAGCACAGTATGAAGGTGAGGCGTTATTTAATACTCATGTGCAGCCGCATTTGCAAGATATGGGCGTCGATGCTGCCACCATTGAGCAATTACCAGCGCCTGTACAAAAAGTTATTAAAGGTATTTTACCAAAAGGCTATTTTGCTAAGTCGCCGCAATCAACAGCTGAGTAA
- the aspS gene encoding aspartate--tRNA ligase: protein MTHSEYRDEYCGAVTESLIEQTISVVGWVHRRRDHGGVIFLDMRDRAGILQVVVDPDTPEAFAIADAVRPEYVIKITGRVRQRYAGTENANMTSGHIELLAKEIEVLAKSETPPFPLNDEKSTVSEDLRLKYRYLDMRRPQMQDRMVFRAKATSAIRRYLDDHGFLDVETPILTRATPEGARDYLVPSRTRPGNFFALPQSPQLFKQLLMVAGFDRYYQIAKCFRDEDLRADRQPEFTQVDIETSFLNEEEIMNINEGLIKHVFKTMMDVEFEQFPRMTYAEAMRDYASDKPDLRIPLKLIDVADLMKDVDFKVFAGPANDPKGRVAALRIPGGASLSRKQIDAYTKFVSIYGARGLAYIKVNDASNINNGVDKESGLQSPIIKNMTDDVLVSLIERTGAESNDIIFFGADKASVVNDAIGALRQKIGLDLEMTTCEWAPLWVTDFPMFEETEDGRWTSMHHPFTKPKGSVEELKTNPESALSIAYDMVLNGTEVGGGSLRINTLEMQTAVFEALGIDDQEAEDKFGFLLDALKFGAPPHGGLAFGLDRLIMLMVGASSIRDVIAFPKTKTAECPLTQAPAEVNTKQLRELGIRVREKVQADTSKSAE from the coding sequence ATGACGCATAGCGAATACCGAGACGAATATTGCGGAGCCGTAACCGAAAGCTTAATTGAGCAAACCATTAGTGTCGTAGGCTGGGTACATCGTCGTCGCGATCACGGTGGCGTGATTTTCTTAGACATGCGTGACCGCGCTGGTATCTTGCAGGTCGTTGTCGATCCTGATACCCCAGAAGCGTTCGCTATTGCTGATGCGGTACGTCCTGAATATGTAATAAAAATCACAGGTCGTGTCCGTCAACGCTACGCGGGCACTGAAAACGCAAATATGACCAGTGGTCATATCGAGCTGTTGGCCAAAGAAATTGAAGTGCTGGCAAAATCTGAAACCCCGCCATTCCCATTGAATGATGAGAAAAGTACGGTATCAGAAGATCTACGTCTCAAATATCGCTATCTTGATATGCGCCGTCCACAAATGCAAGATCGTATGGTATTCCGTGCTAAAGCTACCTCAGCGATTCGTCGTTATTTAGATGACCATGGCTTTTTAGATGTAGAAACCCCTATCTTGACTCGTGCAACGCCAGAAGGTGCTCGTGATTATCTTGTGCCTTCACGTACGCGTCCGGGTAACTTCTTTGCCTTACCGCAGTCGCCACAGCTGTTTAAACAGTTATTGATGGTCGCAGGTTTTGACCGCTATTATCAAATCGCTAAGTGCTTCCGTGATGAAGATTTACGTGCGGATCGTCAGCCTGAATTTACCCAAGTCGATATTGAGACTTCTTTCTTAAATGAAGAAGAAATCATGAATATCAACGAAGGTCTGATTAAGCATGTCTTTAAGACGATGATGGACGTTGAATTTGAACAGTTCCCACGTATGACTTATGCTGAAGCCATGCGTGATTATGCCTCAGACAAGCCTGACCTACGTATTCCGCTTAAATTGATTGACGTTGCAGACTTAATGAAAGACGTTGATTTTAAAGTGTTTGCCGGTCCTGCTAACGATCCTAAAGGTCGTGTTGCTGCCCTACGTATACCAGGCGGTGCTTCATTAAGCCGTAAACAAATCGATGCGTATACCAAATTCGTTAGTATCTATGGTGCACGTGGTTTGGCTTATATTAAAGTCAACGATGCCAGCAACATCAATAACGGCGTGGATAAAGAATCTGGTCTACAGTCTCCTATCATTAAGAATATGACTGATGATGTATTGGTAAGCCTGATTGAGCGTACTGGTGCAGAAAGCAACGATATTATCTTCTTTGGTGCGGATAAAGCCAGTGTGGTCAATGATGCCATCGGCGCCCTACGTCAAAAGATTGGTTTAGATTTAGAAATGACCACTTGTGAGTGGGCACCACTTTGGGTAACTGACTTTCCGATGTTTGAAGAAACTGAAGATGGTCGCTGGACCTCAATGCATCATCCATTTACTAAGCCAAAAGGTTCGGTTGAAGAATTAAAAACCAATCCTGAATCTGCCCTTTCTATCGCTTATGATATGGTATTAAACGGTACTGAAGTGGGTGGTGGTAGTTTACGTATCAATACACTTGAGATGCAAACAGCCGTATTTGAAGCATTGGGTATTGATGATCAGGAAGCAGAAGACAAATTTGGCTTCTTGCTTGATGCGTTAAAATTTGGTGCGCCGCCACATGGTGGCTTGGCATTTGGTTTGGACCGCTTAATCATGCTTATGGTAGGCGCAAGCTCTATCCGTGACGTGATTGCCTTCCCAAAAACCAAAACTGCTGAATGTCCATTGACGCAAGCACCGGCTGAGGTGAATACTAAGCAGCTACGTGAGCTTGGTATCCGTGTCCGTGAAAAAGTACAAGCTGACACCAGTAAGTCTGCTGAATAA
- a CDS encoding glycosyltransferase family 2 protein, translating to MIVKNEAKNLAITLPSLQGLADEIIVLDSGSTDNSRQLVEQYGGTWYVNTDWQGFGKQRQLAQSCATGDWIFALDADEEVTPQLKESILKIITQKPDSTVYGIKRIDCIFGHEIDPSYWAIKAHWRLYPCHFYYNENLVHESVVLHNAITKTLDGFMRHHTAETPLFWLQKRLDYAKAWAEDRHKKGRKISFYKVIFNPIWAFIKQYLIDGRFLKGKYGLIYSLLFMQYTFNKYAILYDLTYNKTEQAFIKSLEIAENLQPVDVSKKQSSLSLVMIVKNEGKHLEACLKTVQDIVDEIIILDSGSTDDTKAIALQYGAKWYVNEQWQGFGKQRQLAQSYATCDYVLVLDADERLENDLRHSIAMLLNEPLQTDRVFNVARVNQFCGVEVQKRIWYTDKLARLYANSLFKYSNLDVHESLDQKGVPSEVLKGYLLHITNDNLHHFLMKNVRYSHDWAREKHHKGKKVTLLGMLLRSWFSFFREYIMRADILGGAYGYILAFASLGYTMDKYIMLWQMNQEK from the coding sequence ATGATAGTTAAAAATGAAGCCAAAAACCTTGCTATTACCTTACCTTCTCTGCAAGGATTGGCTGATGAAATCATCGTATTAGACTCAGGCAGCACCGATAATAGCCGTCAGCTCGTAGAGCAATATGGCGGAACATGGTATGTGAATACAGATTGGCAAGGATTTGGCAAACAACGTCAATTGGCACAGTCATGTGCGACCGGTGATTGGATTTTTGCATTAGATGCTGATGAAGAAGTTACTCCTCAGCTTAAAGAAAGTATACTAAAGATCATCACACAAAAACCTGATAGTACAGTCTATGGTATTAAGCGTATTGATTGTATTTTTGGGCACGAAATTGACCCTAGCTATTGGGCAATAAAAGCACACTGGCGTCTATATCCCTGTCACTTTTATTATAATGAAAATCTAGTCCATGAATCTGTCGTCTTACATAATGCTATTACCAAGACATTAGATGGGTTTATGCGCCATCATACAGCCGAAACGCCACTATTTTGGCTACAAAAACGTTTAGATTATGCTAAGGCGTGGGCTGAGGATCGCCATAAAAAAGGTAGAAAAATTAGCTTTTATAAAGTTATTTTCAATCCAATTTGGGCATTTATTAAGCAGTACCTAATAGATGGACGCTTCTTAAAAGGCAAATACGGACTCATATATTCGCTGCTATTTATGCAGTATACCTTTAATAAATACGCTATTTTATATGACCTAACATACAATAAAACAGAGCAAGCATTTATAAAATCGTTGGAAATAGCTGAAAACTTACAGCCAGTAGACGTATCGAAAAAACAAAGCAGCTTGTCTTTAGTAATGATTGTAAAAAATGAAGGCAAGCATTTAGAAGCATGTTTAAAAACGGTACAAGATATTGTAGATGAAATCATTATTTTGGATTCTGGTAGCACAGATGACACTAAAGCTATTGCCCTACAGTATGGTGCTAAATGGTACGTCAATGAGCAGTGGCAAGGCTTCGGCAAACAGCGACAGTTGGCACAATCTTATGCTACTTGTGATTATGTCTTAGTACTAGATGCAGACGAACGTCTAGAGAATGATTTAAGACATTCTATTGCTATGTTGTTAAATGAGCCGCTACAGACTGATAGAGTATTTAATGTGGCTCGAGTCAATCAGTTTTGCGGCGTCGAAGTACAGAAACGAATATGGTATACGGATAAACTGGCACGATTATATGCCAATAGCTTATTTAAATATTCTAATTTAGACGTTCATGAATCGTTAGATCAAAAAGGCGTTCCAAGTGAGGTATTGAAAGGTTATCTATTGCATATTACCAATGATAATTTACACCATTTTTTGATGAAAAATGTGCGCTACAGTCATGATTGGGCAAGAGAAAAACATCATAAAGGTAAAAAGGTAACGCTTTTAGGCATGTTATTACGTTCTTGGTTTTCTTTCTTTCGTGAATACATCATGCGTGCTGACATATTAGGCGGGGCTTATGGCTATATTTTGGCTTTCGCCTCATTAGGCTACACAATGGATAAATATATAATGCTTTGGCAGATGAATCAGGAGAAATAG
- a CDS encoding acyl-CoA dehydrogenase family protein: protein MFTATEHGQAMHAQVQAFIETHIEPIEAQFWADCHQQNPDGNWKNWQWPEKYESLRKQAREADLWNLFLPDDILGAGLSVTDYAPIAELTGRSLLAPYVFNCNAPDSGNMELLWRYGTQEQQDKWLTPILEGKTRSVFCMTEPEVASSDATNMQATAVVNGDEIIINGSKWWSSGLGDPAVDILIVMAYTPDETKDRHHQHSMVLVPAKTAGVNIERMLKVFGDYDAPHGHGEVSFNDVRVPVSHFIGGPGMGFEIAQGRLGPGRIHHCMRCIGAAEKSLELAVKRGMERTAFGKPLLQLGGNFERIAEARIKIDQARLLTLYAAQKMDAQGTKAALTEISAIKVVAPTVLQEVVDMAIQIHGGMGVCQDTMLPSFFAQARALRLADGPDEVHKTMIAKLELKRQGFSRSSKPAKS, encoded by the coding sequence ATGTTTACAGCGACAGAACATGGTCAAGCCATGCATGCCCAAGTACAAGCATTTATCGAAACCCATATTGAGCCCATTGAAGCGCAGTTTTGGGCAGATTGTCATCAGCAAAATCCTGATGGTAATTGGAAAAATTGGCAGTGGCCAGAAAAGTATGAGAGCTTACGTAAGCAAGCACGTGAAGCTGACCTGTGGAATTTATTTTTGCCGGATGACATCCTAGGTGCTGGCCTTTCGGTTACCGATTATGCACCGATTGCAGAGTTGACAGGCCGCAGTTTATTAGCGCCTTACGTGTTTAACTGCAATGCCCCTGATAGTGGCAATATGGAGCTGTTGTGGCGTTATGGTACACAAGAGCAGCAAGATAAATGGCTGACGCCAATCTTGGAAGGTAAAACGCGTTCGGTATTTTGTATGACTGAGCCTGAGGTGGCATCCAGTGATGCGACCAACATGCAGGCGACTGCGGTTGTCAATGGCGATGAGATTATTATCAATGGCAGTAAATGGTGGTCATCAGGTCTGGGTGACCCAGCAGTTGATATTTTGATTGTGATGGCATACACCCCTGATGAAACTAAAGACCGTCATCATCAGCATTCGATGGTATTGGTTCCAGCAAAAACTGCAGGCGTCAATATCGAGCGCATGCTAAAAGTATTTGGCGATTATGATGCGCCGCATGGTCATGGTGAAGTCAGCTTTAATGATGTACGTGTACCCGTTAGCCACTTTATCGGTGGCCCAGGTATGGGCTTTGAGATTGCGCAAGGTCGCTTAGGGCCAGGTCGCATTCATCATTGCATGCGTTGTATTGGCGCTGCTGAAAAGTCGCTAGAGCTGGCTGTAAAACGCGGTATGGAGCGTACGGCTTTTGGTAAGCCATTACTACAACTAGGTGGTAACTTTGAGCGTATTGCTGAGGCTCGTATTAAAATTGATCAAGCGCGTTTATTGACATTATATGCAGCGCAAAAAATGGACGCGCAAGGCACCAAAGCGGCACTCACTGAAATTTCTGCTATTAAAGTAGTTGCGCCAACCGTGCTACAAGAAGTAGTCGATATGGCGATTCAAATCCATGGTGGCATGGGCGTTTGCCAAGATACGATGCTGCCGAGTTTCTTTGCTCAAGCACGAGCGCTGCGCTTAGCCGATGGTCCTGATGAAGTGCATAAAACCATGATTGCGAAACTTGAGCTAAAGCGTCAAGGTTTTAGTCGTTCGTCGAAACCTGCTAAATCTTAA